A genomic window from Diospyros lotus cultivar Yz01 chromosome 2, ASM1463336v1, whole genome shotgun sequence includes:
- the LOC127794008 gene encoding uncharacterized protein LOC127794008, translating to MASQIGRPLYADPMTEDRSRLGYARVCVDVNVCSNFPKFIDIDQGYDEATGKLRISRLPIEYQWIPSICSHCKVFGHSDSQCPKKPKVDPNNVKGSKKADEGDGFTKVQRKRGKAQDKGKEASPSARPIAPNYASMTMAECLEFHTITVPYDPKDVDAHIKNQLCALAEEDQDVLSPMELDGEIVEENIRGKLRDRDDSEDQILELERDEGVSSDGHQSKTRSQAKRDRKKMREQGEQKPGSASLEPIPQECQ from the coding sequence ATGGCAAGTCAAATAGGAAGACCTTTGTATGCTGACCCTATGACAGAGGATAGATCGAGATTAGGCTATGCTAGGGTGTGTGTAGATGTCAATGTCTGCTCCAACTTTCCCAAGTTTATTGACATAGATCAGGGCTATGATGAAGCCACTGGCAAACTTCGCATATCTAGGCTCCCAATTGAATATCAATGGATTCCCTCTATTTGTTCCCATTGTAAGGTTTTTGGTCACTCAGACTCCCAGTGCCCCAAAAAACCTAAAGTGGACCCTAATAATGTTAAAGGTAGTAAGAAAGCCGATGAGGGAGATGGCTTCACAAAAGTGCAAAGGAAGAGAGGCAAGGCCCAAGATAAAGGAAAGGAAGCAAGTCCATCAGCTAGGCCGATTGCCCCTAATTATGCTTCTATGACCATGGCAGAGTGTCTTGAGTTTCATACTATTACAGTCCCTTACGACCCTAAAGATGTTGATGCTcatattaaaaatcaattatgtGCCCTTGCAGAAGAAGATCAGGATGTTCTGTCCCCTATGGAGTTAGATGGAGAGATAGTAGAAGAAAATATTCGAGGAAAATTGAGAGATCGGGATGATAGTGAGGACCAAATCTTAGAGCTTGAGAGGGATGAGGGTGTTAGCTCAGATGGGCACCAATCTAAGACTAGATCTCAGGCCAAAAGGGATAGGAAGAAGATGCGTGAGCAAGGTGAGCAGAAGCCTGGTTCGGCGAGTTTGGAACCGATTCCCCAAGAGTGTCAATGA